Proteins encoded within one genomic window of Gasterosteus aculeatus chromosome 18, fGasAcu3.hap1.1, whole genome shotgun sequence:
- the cnstb gene encoding consortin, connexin sorting protein b, which yields MGNKNTIPPKGPDPGAAQREEGLCVDGAAGGASRDGPLGPELLASLQSLRETSDYTTLPRSLHQIAEAYSLKEDYHWAIQFLQLEKLYHQRLLSNLVDMQENWESQWREKKNDGGIWAAETDGISQKHIETLDHICRTHLRPSISVEQNTVNQTAKDIQRKDERLPTCPDEGNKTEATFQDEGKEQSVKPQLPQTGQQEGGEEEEEKPCEETPEQEVKVEWPSGVPQASVKDLARLSHADGSSYADGLVSILKRRRASLDGLPPPSDFVTKENPKRKVRFSEPEEGLEQDDMGGDSCLILLLLCLVTVVISVGGTALYCTLVDTYSNICTDFTNNADFYVMSVRRFFEGLAHWLHLPT from the exons ATGGGGAACAAGAACACCATCCCACCGAAAGGCCCCGACCCTGGGGCAgcgcagagagaggaagggctCTGCGTCGACGGGGCCGCGG gcGGCGCCTCCAGAGATGGACCGCTGGGCCCGGAGCTGCTGGCCTCCCTGCAGTCGCTCAGAGAAACCAGCGACTACACCACGCTGCCACGCTCCCTGCACCAG ATCGCAGAGGCCTACTCGCTCAAGGAGGACT ACCACTGGGCCATCCAGTTCCTGCAGCTGGAGAAGCTCTACCACCAACGTCTGCTCTCCAACCTTGTCGACATGCAGGAGAACTGGG AGAGCCagtggagagagaagaagaacgaTGGAGGCATTTGGGCTGCTGAGACAGACGGCATCAGTCAGAAGCACATCGAGACGCTGGACCACATCTGCAGGACACACCTCCG ACCCTCAATCAGTGTGGAGCAG AACACAGTGAATCAAACAGCCAAAGACATCCAGCGCAAGGACGAGAGACTACCAACGTGTCCCGATGAAG GTAACAAGACTGAAGCAACGTTCCAGGATGAAGGAAAGGAGCAAAGCGTGAAGCCACAGCTTCCACAGACAGGCCAacaggagggaggtgaggaggaggaggagaagccgtGTGAGGAGACACCAGAGCAGGAGGTGAAGGTGGAGTGGCCCTCAGGAGTCCCCCAGGCTTCAGTCAAGGACCTGGCCAGGCTGTCCCACGCAGACGGG AGCTCCTACGCTGACGGTCTGGTTTCCATCctaaagaggaggagagcttcGCTGGATGGATTGCCTCCTCCGAGCGACTTTGTCACCAAAGAGAACCCGAAACGCAAAGTTCGCTTCAGTGAGCCAGAGGAAGGCCTTGAGCAAG acgACATGGGCGGGGATTCCTgcctcatcctgctgctgctgtgtctggTTACCGTGGTGATCAGCGTAGGCGGGACGGCCCTCTACTGCACGCTGGTGGACACTTACTCCAACATCTGCACCGACTTCACCAACAACGCAGACTTCTACGTCATGAGCGTGCGGAGGTTCTTTGAAGGCCTCGCCCACTGGCTGCACCTCCCGACTTAA